The Cognatishimia activa nucleotide sequence CCAAGGATTTACCAATTCAACATGCGGTTCGGCTTACCCTACCCGACATTGGCAATGCGGCCAAAATGGGCGCAAACCCCGCTTTAAACACGTTATGTTATATTTTGAGCGAGGCAGTAGATCATAAAAAGGAGAATACCTTTGATCGGACTTATGAACGGCATTGCGCATGGCCACGCCAACCGCCCCTTTCAACATCCAGTTATATCTCGGCTTGCCAATGGTGATGGAGATCACCAGTTAGCGAAGCTCGGCGAGAAACTGGCCGATAGATTTGGCACCCCTGACTCAGAAGCAAGTGGCAGCCAAACCACATTCAACTACACGTCTTTCAATGCGAGCTTTCAGAGCGGACCAGATGGTTTCAGCCTGTCGGTTTCCATCGTGAAGGCGACGATCTCCATCGGGGCGCTTGATGCCGCGAATGGCGATGAGGTTCCTGAGGTCATTGATGGCGAAGCAGCACCTGTAGAAGAGGTGCCTGATATCGTTGTTGAAGCGCCGGAAGATGATGACGGAACGATCGTCAGCGAAGGCGCTGCAGGCGCTCTTTATGAGAAAGCCGCATCAGGCGAAGCTGCTCTGGAAATCCTTGAGAATATGACAGAGCAGGACGGCGAAGGCATCTTGAGCTAAGCAATTATAATTAAAAGAATAAAGGCGCTCTGAAATCAGAGCGCCTTTTCTGTTTCTTAGATCAAGCCCGCTGCGCGTAGCTCGTGTAACGCTGCGGCGTCACGCGCGGATACATCAGGAAATTCAGGGTCAGAGCCAACATCCGGCAGGATCTTCCAAGAGCGCTGACACTTCTGACCTTCAGCCTTTTCAAAGACGACACCCACACCTTCAACTTCCGGCAGGCGGAAAGCTTCGGCTGGGCTAGGGTCACCTGTCAGTTCGATCGCTGATGTGATGCAGACGTCTTCGAACGCAACCGTTTTCAGCGCCGCCAGCGTATCTTCGTCACGCACGTGCACGACTGGTGCCGCCTCAAGCGAGGAACCGATGACTTTATCGACGCGTTGCACTTCCAGCGCAGCGGTCACAACGCGACGCACGGTGCGCACCTTTGACCACTTCGCCGCCAGTTCTTCGTCAAGCCAATCTGACGGTGTTTCCGGCATATCGACCAGATGCACAGAGCTGCCCTCTTCCGGGAAACGCTCCAGCCACACATCTTCCATGGTGAAGACCATGATCGGCGCGAGCCATGTGGTCAGACGGTGGAAGAGGATATCCATTACAGTGCGGGATGCGCGGCGGCGCAATGTGTTGCCGTCGCAGTACAGCGCGTCTTTGCGAATGTCGAAGTAGAAGGCCGACAGGTCCACCGTTGCGAAGTTGAAGATCGCAGAGAACACGCCTTGGAAATCATAGGCCTTATAGCCTTCACGAACTTTCAAATCGAGTTCTGCCAAACGGTGCAGGACCCAACGCTCCAGTTCCGGCATGTCTGCTGGTGCCGTCCGATCTTCCTCGGTGAAGTTGCCCAGCGCGCCGAGCATGTAACGCATGGTGTTGCGCAGGCGGCGGTAACCGTCGGCCACACCTTTCAGGATTTCCGGCCCGATCCGCTGGTCGGCGGTGTAGTCGGTCTGTGCCACCCAGAGGCGCAGAATGTCAGCACCGTATTGCTGCACGACTTTCTCTGGCACGATGGTGTTGCCCAGAGATTTGGACATCTTGTTGCCCTTCTCGTCCAGCGTGAAGCCGTGGGTTACAACATTGCGATAAGGCGCGCGGCCTGCGGTGCCGACAGATTGCAGCAAGGAGCTGTGGAACCAACCGCGGTGCTGGTCGGTGCCTTCCATGTAAACATCGGCGATACCGTCCTCGGTGCCATCTTCGCGATCGCGCAGCACAAATGCGTGGGTGGAGCCAGAGTCAAACCAAACGTCGAGCACGTCATAGACCTGATCGTAATCCGCCGGGTTGGCGATCCCATCGAGCACCTTCTCTTTGAAGCCCTCGGTGTACCAGATGTCTGCACCGTGCTCTTCGAACTCGGCTTTGATACGCGCGTTCAGCTCATCATTGCGCAGCAGGAAGTCTGCATCTGTTGGCAGCGTGTCTTTCTTGGTGAAGCAAGTCAGCGGCACGCCCCAGGCACGTTGGCGGGACAGCACCCAATCCGGGCGCGCTTCCATCATGGAATACAGACGGTTGCGACCAGACTGAGGATGCCATTTGACCTCTTGGTCGATGGCGGTCAGCGCACGGTCGCGGATGGTCTTGCCCAGTTTGTCCTGCCCATCGCCCACTTCCTTGTCCACAGAGGCAAACCACTGTGGCGTATTACGGAAGATCACCGGTGCTTTGGAGCGCCAGGAGTGCGGATAGCTGTGCTTCACACGGCCACGCGCGATGATGCCACCGGCCTCAACCAGTTTCGCGATCACGGCGTTGTTGGCTTTGCCTTCCTTGCCTTTGCGATCAAAGACCTGCAGGCCTGCAAAGAACGGCACATGCGGCAGGAACTCGGATTCCTCACCCACATTGTGGGTCATGCGGTCAATCCAGTTGCGCGCGACAAAACATTCGTAGTCGTCCTGACCGTGGCTTGGCGCAGTGTGCACAAAACCCGTACCGGCGTCATCTGTGACGTGGTCGCCGTCGATCATTGGAACATCATAGTCCCAGAAACCGTCTGCGCCTTCCATGCCGTTGAACGGGTGCTTGCAGAGTGCGCCGTCGAGTTCGGAGCCAGCCACATCACGTACACGAGTGAATTCGGTCACGCGGGATTTCTGCAGCACGTCTTCGGCAAGCGTATCTGCCAAGAGGTAAAGATCACCTTCAGAGGTCCAGCTTTCTTCCTCGGTCGCATCCACGCGGTAGAGACCGTATGCGATCTTTGGATTGTAAGCGACCGCCTTATTGGACGGGATCGTCCAAGGGGTGGTAGTCCAGATAACAACACGTGCGTCCAGCAGGTCTTCGGCAACATCGGCCTCGCCTTCGCCACCGAGGAAGGTGATTTCAAACGGCACCCAGATCGTGTGGCTCTGGTGATCGTGATATTCGATCTCAGCTTCCGCCAGCGCGGTCTTTTCAACCGGGGACCACATCACAGGCTTGGAGCCCTGATAGAGCGTGCCGTTCATCAAGAACTTCATGAACTCATCCGCGATGACCGCTTCGGCGTGGTAGTTCATCGTCAGGTATGGGTCAGCCCAGTTGCCGGTGATGCCCAGACGCTTGAACTCTTCGCGCTGGATGTCGACCCATTTGTCGGCGAAGGCGCGGCATTCCTGACGGAACTCAACCACGTCAACGGCGTCTTTGTCTTTGCCCTTCTGGCGGTATTGCTCTTCGATTTTCCATTCGATTGGCAGACCATGGCAGTCCCAGCCCGGTACGTATCGCGCGTCAAAACCCATCATCTGGTGCGACCGGACGATCATGTCTTTGATGGTTTTGTTCAGCGCGTGGCCGATGTGCAGGTGGCCGTTGGCATAGGGAGGGCCATCGTGCAGCGTAAATGGCGCGCGGCCTTCTTTTTCACGCAGACGGTCGTAGATCCCGATTTCTTCCCAGCGTTTCAGCCATTCTGGCTCGCGCTTAGGCAGGCCTGCGCGCATTGGGAAATCGGTTTTCGGCAGGTTCAGCGTGGTTTTGTAATCTAGGGTATTTTCAGGGGTGTCGGCGCACATTTTCGGCGTCCTTCGATCTTCAGATGTCGGAATAAATGGAAGGGTCGGCGCGGTATCCCATACGCCTTGTCCCGGCGGCTCGTAGCTTCAGAGCGCCGGGTATATAATTCGAATAATGATTGCCATTACACGGGTCATGTCTGCGTTATAGGCCTGTGTTTCATCGGGGTAAAGCGGCAAACACGCCGCATTGCATATCGCATGGAATTCGCGTTGAGTGCGCAGGCGAGAACAGGGATTTGGACGTCATTGATAGGAGTGCCAGATGGCCCATCCCATGCAGCTGTTTGAGATCAGCGCCGAACAGATCGATCAGGTGGTCACCGCCTTCTATGCGCGTATTCGACAGCACCCAGAGCTAGGCCCTGTGTTCGCGGCGCATATCGAAGCAAAAGACTGGCCTGAACATGAGGCCAAAATCGCTTCGTTCTGGCGCAATGGTATCCTGAAAGAGCGCTCTTATTCTGGCAATCCGATGCAAGTGCACATGATGGCCGGCAATGTGAAGCCTGCGCACTTTGCCAATTGGCTGAGGCTGTTTGATGAGGTGCTGGCGGATCAACTACCGCCTGATACGGCGCGTGCCTATTCGGCGCTGGCGCATCGCATTGGGCGTGGGCTGCGGCTAGGTTTGGAACATGTCCAGAAACCCGCTGACCAGCCGCCTATTCTGAGTTAGAGCTGAACAGTCCTGTGAGCGCCCGTTTCACCAACTGACGCACTGAAGGGCGTGTCTTTTTGGTGAAGGCCAGCGGACGACAGACTTCCATCGCAGCAATCCCAACGCGGGCCGTCAAAGCCCCGTTCACCATACCTTCGCCAAAGCGGCGGCTGATTTTTCCAAGAACAGACCCGCCCGCGATGGAACTGAGCAGGTCATCTCCGACAGCAACTGCACCGGTCGCCACCAAATGCGCCATGACGGCGCGGGTCAGACGCCAGCTGCCAAGCGTGCCGGATCGGCCTGCGTAGACTTCCGCAATCCGGCGGATCATGCGAATATTGGCGACCAAGGCAGTGACAACATCTGCCAGCGCAAGGGGGACCAGGGCCGTGACTGTCGCCACCTGACGCGAAGCCGCTTCGACTTCTTTGCTTGCCAAAGCATCCAGAGGGGTCAGCAGCTCTTTTTCAGCTAAGGCAAAGACAGCAGGCGCATCAAACGTATCGTTTAGCCCCTCGCTTAAGCGCTCCCGTCCCCATGCTGTCTCTTCGCGGCTCGCGTACAGCGCTATCAAATCGCGCGCGACTTTGCGGGAGGCTTCGAGGTTGTCATCTGCCACGGCCGCATCCGCTGCGCGGTGCAAGCTGTCGACTTTTCGCAACCGGCCAAAGGCCAGCAGTTCTTTGACGACAATCACCACAGACACCAGCAGCAGGCCTGCCAAAAGGGCGGTGAAACCCATGCCAAGGAGCGGGTATTGCGCCAGCAAAGATTGCACGAAATTCCATGCGGAAATCGACAGGATAGCCGTCAGAACGCTCAGCAAAAGACCCCAAAACCAGCGCGACAGGGCTGAAGGGCGGCGCGCACCAAGGGTCACGACTTGCTGCATCGTCTGACCCGTTGGCGTGGGAAGCAGTTCATCCGGCACATTGGGCGCGTCTTGCACAGCCGGTGCCGCGTCATCAAGTTCGATCAGAACTGGTCCCGAGCTCTGGTTTTCGTTGCTCATGATGCGCCCCTTTCCCAGCGATAGCGAATGTCGGGCAGCTTTTCGTCATTGCCCTGCCCGTCTGTACGTTCCATTTCTACGAAGCCTTCCCGCAGATAAAACCGCTGCGCGCCTTCGTTGAACTGAAAGGTCCAAAGCTCCAGCGCCAGCTCCTGCATTTGCGCGTCCCGAAGGAGCCGATGCCCGATGCCCTGCCCGCAGCTATCACCTACGACATAGAGCGCATGGATGAATTGTTCTTCGCGAGAGATGAAAGCTTTCAGTTCGCCGTCAACCACGGCCAGTGTCACCCAACCGCGCGCAATCATAGAGTCGCAAAACTTGCGGGTCTGACGGCGGCTATGCATGCGTGGCATCCAGGGTGTTTCATCAAGGAAAGCATAGAGGATGTCACCGACATCATTGCTGTCGCTCTCGGTGGCTGGGCGCAGAAGCACGTTCATAACCGGTCCCCGATCAGGAACTGCGCAGCGCGGTCCAAACGGATGTGCGGCGGGCCGAAACCGGGCTTCAGACTGAGTTCAGCAGGCGCGAAGGCCATGAATTGGTAGTCCTCTTGCAGCCATTTGTCCGAACCCGACTTGGCAGCGCTAAGGATGTGATTTGGATCTTCGGGCAATTCTCCCGGAAAGAAAGCGGCCTGCTTGCCACCATCCAGCAAGGTGCCACGTACGCAATCAAGTTGGCGGCCTTTGTGATCTACGGTTTCCTCAACGGTCGTCCGTAGCGACGCCAAAGATAGCGATTGCGTTCGTGCCCCAGCAAATTGCGCGCGGTCGCGTGCATCGCGTGTGAGCGCTTCCATAATGGCAGTGAGTTTACCGTGCTGGCGGTGATGCAGGTGGTCGGCTTTGGTGGCGGCAAAGAGAATGCGCTCGACCCGTTTGCCAAGCAGAAGCCGGTTCAGGAACGCGTTTTTGCCGGGACGGAAGGCCGAAAGGATATCCGTCATCGCCTGACGCATGTCTTCCACAGCCTTAGGCCCGCGATGAATGGCTCCGAGCGCATCGACCAGCACCACTTGGCGGTCGATACGGGCGAAATGATCCTGAAAGAAAGGTTTCACCACCTTGGCCTTATAGGCTTCAAACCGGCGCGCCATTTCACGCGCAAGAGATCGGCGGGGTGTGTCGCTTTCTGGCAGCGGGGCAAAGGTCAGAACCGGTGATCCGGCAAGGTCACCCGGCAACAAGAACCGTCCAGGTGTACAATCGTAGTACCCAGCATCGCGCGCCGTGTTGAGATATTCGGTAAACCGCTGCGCAAGAAACTGCGCCTTCGGCTCCTCTAGTTGAGATGCACCGTCAACGTCATGGATGGCATCGAGATAAGCGGCCCCTTCTGGTCGTGCCGCCAATCGATCCAGTACTTCTGCGCTCCATTGCGCATAGGTCTTGTCGAGGAGCGCCAAATCCAGCAGCCATTCGCCGGGATAATCCACGATGTCCAAATGCACTGTTCGAGGCTTTTGCAGGCCTGCCAAAAGTCCTGCGGGCTGCACTTTGAGCGACAGGCGCAATTCACTGACCGCGCGCGTGCTTTCCGGCCAGTGAGGCTTCGGCCCCAACAAAGCCGCACGGTGATTTTCATAGTCAAACCGGGGAACGGTCACATCCGGTTGCGGCTGCAGGTAGGCCCCTAACACACGCCCCTCAGAGATCGCGGCCACTTGGGTCATGCGACCGCGGTCCAGCAAATTCGACACCAAGGAGGTGATAAATACCGTTTTGCCAGATCGCGCCAAACCTGTGACACCGATGCGAATGACCGGTTCAAACAGGGCTTCTGACAGACCATCGCCCACCGCTTCCACGCGGCGTGACACTTCGTTGGCCAAGTCGGTTATGATCACATCTGCCCCCAATCTTCTTACATGCAAATATGCAGCAAGACGCACCGTTTCCATAGGCAGGATCGCAAAACTGGGCGGGAAAAAGCCAGTACATCTCCCCTCTTAGCCACCGTTTACCCGTTGAACGGCCCCCAATGTGACGCTATGGCGAGGGCATGCGCATTGCTTTGAAAGTCGAATACCACGGAGCACCCTTCGCGGGGTGGCAACGGCAAGCTGACCAACCTTCTGTTCAGGGGGCCATTGAGGCTGCTTTGTCAAAACTGGA carries:
- the ileS gene encoding isoleucine--tRNA ligase → MCADTPENTLDYKTTLNLPKTDFPMRAGLPKREPEWLKRWEEIGIYDRLREKEGRAPFTLHDGPPYANGHLHIGHALNKTIKDMIVRSHQMMGFDARYVPGWDCHGLPIEWKIEEQYRQKGKDKDAVDVVEFRQECRAFADKWVDIQREEFKRLGITGNWADPYLTMNYHAEAVIADEFMKFLMNGTLYQGSKPVMWSPVEKTALAEAEIEYHDHQSHTIWVPFEITFLGGEGEADVAEDLLDARVVIWTTTPWTIPSNKAVAYNPKIAYGLYRVDATEEESWTSEGDLYLLADTLAEDVLQKSRVTEFTRVRDVAGSELDGALCKHPFNGMEGADGFWDYDVPMIDGDHVTDDAGTGFVHTAPSHGQDDYECFVARNWIDRMTHNVGEESEFLPHVPFFAGLQVFDRKGKEGKANNAVIAKLVEAGGIIARGRVKHSYPHSWRSKAPVIFRNTPQWFASVDKEVGDGQDKLGKTIRDRALTAIDQEVKWHPQSGRNRLYSMMEARPDWVLSRQRAWGVPLTCFTKKDTLPTDADFLLRNDELNARIKAEFEEHGADIWYTEGFKEKVLDGIANPADYDQVYDVLDVWFDSGSTHAFVLRDREDGTEDGIADVYMEGTDQHRGWFHSSLLQSVGTAGRAPYRNVVTHGFTLDEKGNKMSKSLGNTIVPEKVVQQYGADILRLWVAQTDYTADQRIGPEILKGVADGYRRLRNTMRYMLGALGNFTEEDRTAPADMPELERWVLHRLAELDLKVREGYKAYDFQGVFSAIFNFATVDLSAFYFDIRKDALYCDGNTLRRRASRTVMDILFHRLTTWLAPIMVFTMEDVWLERFPEEGSSVHLVDMPETPSDWLDEELAAKWSKVRTVRRVVTAALEVQRVDKVIGSSLEAAPVVHVRDEDTLAALKTVAFEDVCITSAIELTGDPSPAEAFRLPEVEGVGVVFEKAEGQKCQRSWKILPDVGSDPEFPDVSARDAAALHELRAAGLI
- a CDS encoding group III truncated hemoglobin; this translates as MAHPMQLFEISAEQIDQVVTAFYARIRQHPELGPVFAAHIEAKDWPEHEAKIASFWRNGILKERSYSGNPMQVHMMAGNVKPAHFANWLRLFDEVLADQLPPDTARAYSALAHRIGRGLRLGLEHVQKPADQPPILS
- a CDS encoding YcjX family protein, whose product is MIITDLANEVSRRVEAVGDGLSEALFEPVIRIGVTGLARSGKTVFITSLVSNLLDRGRMTQVAAISEGRVLGAYLQPQPDVTVPRFDYENHRAALLGPKPHWPESTRAVSELRLSLKVQPAGLLAGLQKPRTVHLDIVDYPGEWLLDLALLDKTYAQWSAEVLDRLAARPEGAAYLDAIHDVDGASQLEEPKAQFLAQRFTEYLNTARDAGYYDCTPGRFLLPGDLAGSPVLTFAPLPESDTPRRSLAREMARRFEAYKAKVVKPFFQDHFARIDRQVVLVDALGAIHRGPKAVEDMRQAMTDILSAFRPGKNAFLNRLLLGKRVERILFAATKADHLHHRQHGKLTAIMEALTRDARDRAQFAGARTQSLSLASLRTTVEETVDHKGRQLDCVRGTLLDGGKQAAFFPGELPEDPNHILSAAKSGSDKWLQEDYQFMAFAPAELSLKPGFGPPHIRLDRAAQFLIGDRL
- a CDS encoding YcjF family protein, which gives rise to MSNENQSSGPVLIELDDAAPAVQDAPNVPDELLPTPTGQTMQQVVTLGARRPSALSRWFWGLLLSVLTAILSISAWNFVQSLLAQYPLLGMGFTALLAGLLLVSVVIVVKELLAFGRLRKVDSLHRAADAAVADDNLEASRKVARDLIALYASREETAWGRERLSEGLNDTFDAPAVFALAEKELLTPLDALASKEVEAASRQVATVTALVPLALADVVTALVANIRMIRRIAEVYAGRSGTLGSWRLTRAVMAHLVATGAVAVGDDLLSSIAGGSVLGKISRRFGEGMVNGALTARVGIAAMEVCRPLAFTKKTRPSVRQLVKRALTGLFSSNSE
- a CDS encoding GNAT family N-acetyltransferase, which encodes MNVLLRPATESDSNDVGDILYAFLDETPWMPRMHSRRQTRKFCDSMIARGWVTLAVVDGELKAFISREEQFIHALYVVGDSCGQGIGHRLLRDAQMQELALELWTFQFNEGAQRFYLREGFVEMERTDGQGNDEKLPDIRYRWERGAS